Proteins encoded within one genomic window of Oncorhynchus keta strain PuntledgeMale-10-30-2019 chromosome 12, Oket_V2, whole genome shotgun sequence:
- the LOC118390942 gene encoding tubulin-specific chaperone cofactor E-like protein isoform X3 produces MESSEEALRTFVQVVSEKYNPENFPYCRGNGMGVVVLSSPQGSPIKDRLNLPSVLVLDGYGISKAGDEAEVATFCAHVVELDLSHNQLQDWGEICTIVSNIPNLDFLNLSMNPLSGIELEPGLAEVFFRVRRLVLINTRVTWDTVHTLTRQTPELEELFLCLNEYDQVAESPVPCPSLRLLQITDNQLQEWDEVRKFGPMYPGLQNLVLSNNKLGSVEEDTPQDTLQRLFPNLRSINLNNSGLNRWEDIERLNFFPKLEEVRLMGLPLLQPYTNKERRSLTVAQLPSVSVLNGSVVTEGEREDAERFFIRHYLDFPEETLPHRYHVLVSKYGRLAPLAEVDLRPRCMATLEVRWGDRTETLSLRLEQTVGELKKELRALVDLPANGMRLYYIARELGSALGPEEMKYSSRALHSYMIQDGDEILVVPKTKSRTISSTSLDS; encoded by the exons ATGGAGTCCTCTGAAGAGGCGCTGCGCACCTTCGTCCAAGTGGTCAGTGAGAAGTACAACCCAGAGAATTTCCCATACTGCCGTGGGAACGGCATGGGTGTTGTAGTGCTTTCCAGTCCACAGGGGTCGCCCATTAAAG ATCGTCTGAATCTGCCGAGTGTGCTGGTCCTGGACGGCTATGGCATCAGTAAAGCTGGGGACGAAGCTGAGGTGGCCACCTTTTGTGCCCATGTGGTGGAGCTGGACCTGTCCCACAACCAGCTACAAGACTGGGGGGAG ATCTGCACGATTGTGTCTAACATCCCCAACCTGGACTTCCTTAACCTGAGTATGAACCCTCTGAGTGGGATTGAGCTGGAGCCGGGCCTGGCTGAGGTGTTCTTCCGGGTACGCCGCCTGGTTCTCATCAACACGCGTGTCACTTGGGACacggtacacacactcacacgccaGACCCCTGA GTTAGAGGAGCTCTTCCTTTGTCTGAATGAGTACGACCAAGTGGCCGAATCCCCGGTTCCCTGCCCCTCCCTGCGCCTGCTTCAGATCACAGACAACCAGCTACAGGAGTGGGACGAGGTGCGTAAGTTTGGGCCCATGTACCCAGGCCTGCAAAACCTGGTGTTGTCCAACAACAAACTGGGCTCTGTGGAGGAGGACACACCTCAGGACACACTGCAGCGCCTGTTTCCTAACCTGCGCAGCATCAACCTCAACAACTCAG ggcTGAACCGATGGGAGGACATAGAAAGGCTGAATTTCTTCCCTAAGCTGGAGGAGGTGAGGCTGATGGGGCTTCCCTTACTGCAGCCCTACACAAACAAAGAGAGACGCAGCCTCACCGTGGCaca GTTGCCATCTGTATCTGTGTTAAACGGTAGTGTGGTGacggaaggggagagagaagacgcTGAGAGGTTCTTCATCAGACACTACCTCGACTTTCCTGAAGAGACGCTGCCTCATAG GTACCATGTCCTGGTGTCCAAGTACGGACGGCTTGCCCCGCTGGCCGAAGTGGACTTGCGCCCGCGCTGCATGGCCACGCTGGAGGTGCGCTGGGGCGACCGGACGGAGACTCTAAGCTTGCGGTTGGAGCAGACAGTCGGGGAGCTCAAGAAGGAGCTCAGGGCCCTGGTGGACCTGCCAGCCAACGGCATGCGGCTGTACTACATCGCCCGCGAGCTAGGCTCCGCGCTGGGACCTGAGGAGATGAAGTACAGCAGTCGGGCACTCCACTCGTACATGatccaagacggggatgagatcCTGGTGGTGCCCAAGACGAAGAGCCGCACAATCTCGTCCACCTCCTTGGACTcctaa